One window from the genome of Xenorhabdus bovienii SS-2004 encodes:
- a CDS encoding SLC13 family permease has translation MNSELLWVLTLLLVAIVLFTTNKVRMDVVALLVIIVFVLSGTLSLNEATIGFSDPNVLLIAALFVIGEGLVRTGVAYQMGDWLVRVAGSSETKMLALLMLSVAGLGAFMSSTGVVAIFIPVVLSVAARMKTSPGRLMMPLGFAGLISGMMTLVATPPNMVVNSELVREGLRGFDFFSITPIGILVLLAGIVYMLVTRRWLGVKALQKPDERYHRTFRDLIRDYKLTGRARRLAVREGSPLIGHALDELSLRTHYGANVVGIERWRKFRRVMVAATGETELHQQDVLLVDMSDSDVDLREFCSEQQLEPMILRGEYFSEQSRDVGMAEVSVIPESELLGKSLRDMKFRTRYGLNVVGIRRSGKAIVEKLVDEPVHLGDTLLVIGDWKLIRALKTKTPDFIVLNLPVEVESAAPAASQAPHALFCLALMVAMMLTNEIPNFVAALIACLLMGKFRCIDMESAYRAIHWPSIILIVGMMPFALALQKTGGIDLIVKGLMDIAGNMGPRVMLLCLFVLCALIGLFISNTATAVLMAPIAIAAAKQMSVSPLPFAMIIGVAASAAFMTPVSSPVNTLILGPGGYRFADFLKLGVPFTLIVMGISVAMIPILFPF, from the coding sequence TTGAATAGCGAACTGTTGTGGGTATTGACCCTGTTATTAGTAGCCATTGTTCTTTTCACCACCAATAAAGTCAGAATGGATGTTGTGGCGTTATTGGTGATCATCGTATTTGTCCTGAGTGGTACGCTCTCCCTGAATGAAGCCACTATCGGTTTCAGTGATCCGAATGTCTTGTTGATTGCTGCTCTGTTTGTCATTGGCGAGGGGCTGGTGAGGACAGGCGTTGCCTACCAGATGGGGGATTGGCTGGTTCGTGTTGCCGGTAGCAGTGAAACCAAAATGCTGGCTCTGCTGATGCTGTCAGTTGCCGGGCTGGGGGCTTTCATGAGTTCCACGGGGGTTGTGGCTATCTTTATTCCTGTTGTCCTGAGTGTCGCCGCTAGAATGAAAACCTCTCCAGGCCGGCTGATGATGCCGTTGGGTTTTGCTGGCTTGATTAGTGGCATGATGACGCTGGTCGCAACACCACCCAATATGGTGGTCAATAGTGAATTGGTGCGTGAAGGTCTGCGGGGTTTTGACTTTTTTTCCATTACACCGATAGGTATTTTAGTGTTGCTGGCGGGAATTGTTTACATGCTTGTTACCCGTCGTTGGCTAGGCGTGAAAGCACTTCAGAAACCGGACGAACGTTACCATCGTACGTTTCGTGACTTGATCCGTGACTATAAATTAACGGGTCGTGCCCGCCGTCTTGCTGTCCGCGAAGGCTCCCCATTGATTGGTCATGCACTGGATGAATTGAGTCTGCGTACCCACTATGGTGCCAATGTGGTTGGTATTGAACGCTGGAGGAAGTTTCGTCGGGTGATGGTAGCTGCCACCGGTGAAACTGAGTTACATCAGCAGGATGTGCTGCTGGTGGATATGTCCGATAGCGATGTGGATTTGCGAGAATTTTGCAGCGAGCAACAGTTAGAGCCGATGATATTGCGCGGGGAATATTTTTCGGAACAGTCCCGTGATGTGGGAATGGCCGAAGTTTCTGTGATCCCTGAATCAGAGCTATTGGGAAAATCGTTGCGTGATATGAAATTTCGCACACGTTATGGTCTCAACGTGGTGGGGATTCGTCGTAGCGGTAAAGCCATTGTTGAAAAATTAGTCGATGAACCTGTACACCTTGGTGACACCTTACTGGTGATTGGCGACTGGAAACTGATTCGGGCATTGAAAACCAAAACACCTGATTTCATTGTGTTGAACCTGCCCGTTGAAGTGGAAAGTGCCGCTCCTGCAGCATCACAGGCGCCTCATGCTCTGTTTTGCCTTGCCCTTATGGTGGCGATGATGCTGACCAATGAAATTCCCAATTTTGTTGCTGCCTTGATTGCCTGCCTGCTAATGGGAAAATTTCGCTGTATCGATATGGAAAGCGCCTATCGTGCCATTCACTGGCCGAGCATCATTTTGATTGTCGGGATGATGCCTTTTGCTCTGGCACTACAAAAAACGGGCGGTATTGATTTAATTGTCAAAGGCTTGATGGATATTGCCGGCAACATGGGGCCGCGGGTGATGCTGTTGTGCCTGTTTGTACTCTGTGCGCTGATCGGGTTGTTTATCTCCAATACAGCGACTGCCGTATTGATGGCGCCGATTGCTATTGCTGCGGCGAAACAGATGTCTGTTTCACCCTTGCCCTTT
- a CDS encoding sugar phosphatase, with the protein MKCRGFLFDLDGTLIDSLPVVERAWCQFADKMDIDRDEVLSFVHGTPAMISLRHFMPDASEEEINRTFKWIEKIESEDTEGVTALPGAIALIDKLNALDIPWAIVTSCTVPLASVRHKVAELPEPAHWVTAESIKNGKPNPEPYLLGASMLGLSPEECVVFEDAAAGIHAGLDAGCQVVVVHNSPGIPRRDELHLVLNNLEDIEISKSGGYVTIYALNEENC; encoded by the coding sequence CTGAAATGCAGAGGTTTCTTATTCGATCTGGATGGCACGTTGATTGATTCACTACCGGTAGTTGAGCGTGCATGGTGCCAGTTTGCAGATAAAATGGACATCGATAGAGATGAAGTGTTGAGTTTTGTTCATGGTACTCCGGCTATGATATCACTACGTCATTTTATGCCTGATGCAAGTGAAGAGGAGATCAATCGCACTTTTAAGTGGATTGAAAAAATTGAATCAGAAGATACAGAAGGGGTTACTGCTTTACCCGGTGCGATTGCACTGATTGATAAACTCAATGCGCTGGATATTCCGTGGGCGATAGTGACTTCGTGTACGGTTCCCCTTGCTTCTGTCCGTCATAAAGTGGCGGAGTTGCCTGAGCCCGCTCATTGGGTTACTGCTGAGAGTATCAAAAATGGGAAACCGAACCCTGAGCCTTATCTGTTGGGAGCCAGTATGCTGGGGCTGTCGCCAGAGGAGTGTGTGGTTTTTGAAGATGCTGCTGCTGGTATTCATGCGGGTCTGGATGCTGGCTGTCAGGTGGTGGTTGTCCATAATTCGCCGGGTATTCCACGTCGTGATGAACTTCATCTTGTGCTCAATAATCTGGAAGACATTGAAATTAGCAAATCTGGCGGTTATGTAACAATTTATGCCTTAAATGAGGAAAATTGTTGA
- the yfbV gene encoding terminus macrodomain insulation protein YfbV, with the protein MNTTPPVNQGWFKRVQLGQQYLKTWPLEKQLAPIFPENRIIKATRFGIRFMPPLAIFTLTWQIALGGQLGPSAATALFACSLPLQGLWWLGKRAATPLPEGLLKWFYEIREKFAEAGIAMMPVESTPTYFSLAELLKRAFKQLDNAFLDDI; encoded by the coding sequence ATGAATACGACGCCACCTGTCAACCAAGGTTGGTTTAAGAGAGTACAATTAGGGCAGCAATATTTGAAAACGTGGCCGCTGGAAAAACAGCTCGCGCCAATTTTCCCTGAAAATCGCATTATCAAAGCGACTCGTTTTGGCATTCGTTTCATGCCGCCGCTGGCGATTTTTACTTTGACATGGCAAATTGCACTGGGTGGGCAATTGGGGCCATCTGCCGCAACCGCGCTGTTTGCCTGTAGTTTGCCGTTGCAGGGATTATGGTGGTTGGGAAAACGTGCAGCAACGCCTTTACCAGAAGGGCTGCTGAAATGGTTTTATGAAATTCGTGAGAAATTTGCCGAAGCGGGAATTGCCATGATGCCTGTGGAAAGCACACCAACTTACTTCTCGCTGGCTGAATTGCTTAAACGGGCATTCAAGCAACTAGATAACGCTTTCCTTGATGATATTTGA
- the ackA gene encoding acetate kinase, whose protein sequence is MSSKLVLVLNCGSSSLKFAIINPANGEEYLSGLAECFGLPEARIKWKMDGAKNEAALGAGAAHSEALNFIVNTILSEKPELSAQISAIGHRIVHGGEKFTSSVIITDEVIQGIEAAIPFAPLHNPAHLIGIAEAKKAFSHLVEKNIAVFDTAFHQTMPEESYLYALPYNLYKEHGIRRYGAHGTSHFYVTREAAKMLNKPVEELNIITCHLGNGGSVSAIVNGQCVDTSMGLTPLEGLVMGTRSGDIDPAIVFHLHDAMGMSVDQINTLLTKESGLLGLTEVTSDCRYVEDNYETKADAKRAMDVYCHRLAKYIGAYSALMEGRLDAIIFTGGIGENSSLVRELAVKKIALLGFEYDHERNLAARFGKSGVITTDNSRPALVIPTNEELVIAQDAARLTA, encoded by the coding sequence ATGTCAAGTAAGCTGGTACTGGTTCTTAACTGCGGTAGCTCCTCCCTGAAATTCGCTATCATCAACCCTGCCAATGGTGAAGAATATCTTTCCGGTCTGGCAGAATGCTTTGGCCTGCCTGAAGCCCGTATTAAATGGAAAATGGATGGCGCGAAAAACGAAGCTGCTTTAGGTGCCGGCGCAGCACACAGTGAAGCACTGAACTTTATTGTTAATACTATTTTGTCTGAAAAGCCAGAACTTTCTGCGCAAATTTCAGCCATCGGCCATCGTATCGTTCACGGCGGTGAAAAATTCACGTCTTCCGTTATTATCACTGATGAAGTGATCCAAGGTATTGAAGCCGCTATCCCATTCGCACCGTTGCACAACCCTGCTCACCTGATTGGTATCGCAGAAGCGAAAAAAGCATTCTCTCATCTGGTTGAGAAAAATATCGCCGTATTTGACACTGCATTCCACCAGACTATGCCGGAAGAATCATACCTATACGCTCTGCCATACAACTTGTACAAAGAGCATGGCATCCGTCGTTACGGCGCACATGGCACCAGCCATTTCTACGTTACCCGTGAAGCCGCCAAAATGCTGAACAAGCCAGTGGAAGAACTGAACATCATCACCTGCCATTTGGGTAACGGTGGTTCTGTTTCTGCCATTGTTAACGGCCAATGTGTTGACACTTCCATGGGTCTGACTCCACTGGAAGGTCTGGTAATGGGAACTCGTAGTGGTGACATCGATCCTGCTATCGTATTCCACCTGCACGATGCAATGGGCATGAGCGTTGATCAGATCAATACTCTGCTGACTAAAGAATCTGGTTTACTGGGTCTGACTGAAGTCACCAGCGACTGCCGTTATGTAGAAGATAACTACGAAACCAAAGCTGATGCTAAACGTGCAATGGACGTTTACTGCCACCGTCTGGCGAAATACATTGGTGCATACAGTGCACTGATGGAAGGCCGTCTGGATGCGATTATCTTCACCGGCGGCATCGGTGAAAACTCCTCACTGGTTCGTGAACTGGCAGTGAAAAAAATCGCTCTGCTGGGCTTCGAATATGATCACGAGCGTAACCTTGCAGCTCGCTTCGGCAAATCTGGCGTTATCACTACTGATAACAGCCGCCCTGCTCTGGTGATCCCAACTAATGAAGAATTGGTGATCGCTCAGGATGCAGCGCGCCTGACTGCATAA
- the pta gene encoding phosphate acetyltransferase, with protein sequence MSRIIMLIPTGTSVGLTSVSLGVIRSMEQKGVRLSVFKPIAQPRHSGSQDQTTSIIRSHSSMHAAEPLDMAYVESLLTTNKKDVLMEEIVARYHANTKDAEVVLIEGLVPTRKHPFAQSLNYEIAKTLNADIVFVTALGTHSPEQLKEQIELSRAEYGGIKNQNIIGVIVNKLNAPVDEQGRTRPDLSEIFDEASKATVAYIDPKTVFKNSPLPILGCIPWSFDLIATRAIDMAKHLKADIINEGAIQSRRIKSVTFCARSIPNMLEYFRPGSLLVTSADRPDVLITACLAAMNGVDVGAVLLTGGYAIDDSIRELCERAFNTGLPVFTVKTNTWQTSLNLQSFSLEVPADDHERIEKLQNYVAQHISSEWIDSLAATSERPNRLSPPAFRYQLTELARQAGKRIVLPEGDEPRTVKAAAICAERGIAECILLGDPEEIRRVAAAQGVELGTGIELVNPAAVRERYVPRLVELRKSKGMTEVVAREQLEDNVVLGTLMLEQGEVDGLVSGAVHTTANTIRPPLQLIKTAPNSSLVSSVFFMLLPEQVLVYGDCAINPDPTAEQLSEIAIQSADSAKAFGIDPRVAMISYSTGNSGAGSDVEKVREATRLAQEKRPDLIIDGPLQYDAAIMADVAKSKAPNSPVAGQATVFIFPDLNTGNTTYKAVQRSADLVSIGPMLQGMRKPVNDLSRGALVDDIVYTVALTAIQAAQQENA encoded by the coding sequence GTGTCCCGTATAATTATGTTGATCCCTACTGGCACCAGCGTTGGTTTAACCAGTGTCAGCCTAGGCGTAATTCGCTCCATGGAGCAAAAAGGCGTTCGCCTGAGTGTTTTCAAACCTATCGCACAACCACGCCATAGTGGTTCTCAGGATCAAACCACATCCATCATCCGTTCTCACTCCAGCATGCACGCTGCTGAACCTCTGGATATGGCGTATGTGGAATCCCTGCTGACCACCAATAAGAAAGATGTGTTGATGGAAGAAATCGTGGCTCGTTACCACGCAAACACCAAAGATGCCGAAGTGGTTCTGATCGAAGGTCTGGTGCCAACTCGCAAGCATCCATTTGCACAGTCACTGAACTATGAAATTGCCAAGACACTGAATGCAGACATCGTGTTTGTCACGGCACTGGGTACCCATTCCCCAGAACAGTTAAAAGAGCAGATTGAACTGAGCCGTGCCGAATACGGTGGTATAAAAAACCAGAACATCATCGGTGTGATTGTTAACAAACTGAATGCACCTGTTGATGAACAAGGCCGTACTCGCCCAGATTTATCAGAAATCTTCGACGAAGCCTCCAAAGCGACCGTTGCCTACATCGATCCAAAAACCGTATTCAAAAACAGCCCACTACCTATTCTCGGTTGCATTCCGTGGAGTTTCGACCTGATCGCAACCCGTGCAATCGACATGGCGAAACACCTGAAAGCAGACATCATCAACGAAGGTGCCATTCAGAGCCGTCGTATTAAATCGGTGACTTTCTGTGCTCGCAGCATTCCTAACATGCTGGAATACTTCCGTCCGGGTTCTCTGCTGGTCACTTCTGCTGACCGTCCTGACGTGCTGATCACGGCATGTCTGGCCGCAATGAATGGTGTTGACGTAGGTGCAGTTCTGCTGACCGGCGGCTACGCTATTGATGATTCTATCCGTGAACTGTGCGAACGTGCATTCAACACTGGCCTGCCGGTTTTCACAGTGAAAACCAACACCTGGCAGACTTCCCTGAACCTGCAAAGTTTCAGCCTGGAAGTCCCTGCTGATGATCATGAGCGTATCGAAAAACTGCAAAACTACGTTGCACAACACATCAGCAGCGAATGGATCGATTCTCTGGCTGCTACTTCTGAGCGTCCAAACCGTCTGTCTCCACCTGCATTCCGTTATCAACTGACCGAATTGGCACGTCAGGCTGGCAAACGTATCGTTCTGCCAGAAGGCGACGAACCACGTACGGTCAAAGCAGCGGCTATCTGTGCTGAACGTGGCATTGCAGAATGTATCCTGCTGGGTGATCCGGAAGAAATCCGCCGTGTCGCTGCGGCTCAAGGTGTTGAGCTGGGCACGGGCATTGAACTGGTTAATCCAGCCGCTGTGCGCGAACGTTACGTTCCGCGTCTGGTTGAACTGCGTAAAAGCAAAGGCATGACCGAAGTTGTGGCGCGTGAGCAACTGGAAGACAACGTTGTTCTGGGTACGCTGATGCTGGAACAAGGCGAAGTTGACGGTCTGGTTTCCGGTGCAGTTCACACCACGGCGAACACCATTCGTCCACCGTTGCAGTTAATTAAAACAGCACCAAACAGCTCACTGGTTTCTTCTGTCTTTTTCATGTTACTGCCAGAACAAGTACTGGTTTACGGCGACTGTGCGATCAACCCAGATCCAACCGCAGAGCAACTGTCTGAAATCGCCATCCAATCTGCGGATTCAGCCAAAGCATTCGGCATCGATCCTCGCGTTGCGATGATCTCCTACTCCACGGGTAACTCTGGTGCGGGCAGCGATGTAGAGAAAGTTCGCGAAGCGACGCGTCTGGCACAGGAAAAACGTCCGGACCTGATCATCGATGGTCCATTGCAGTACGACGCAGCTATCATGGCAGACGTAGCAAAATCCAAGGCACCAAACTCACCAGTTGCTGGTCAGGCTACCGTGTTCATTTTTCCGGATCTGAACACCGGTAACACTACTTATAAAGCGGTGCAACGTTCTGCGGATCTGGTTTCCATCGGGCCAATGCTGCAAGGAATGCGCAAGCCAGTTAACGATCTGTCCCGTGGCGCATTGGTTGATGACATCGTTTATACTGTTGCACTGACTGCGATTCAGGCAGCTCAACAAGAAAACGCGTAA
- a CDS encoding amino acid permease, which yields MTRTVKTPVEQSAGAQKLHRGLGKRHVQLIAIGGAIGTGLFMGTGKTIAVSGTSIILTYLLIGFFAFMVMRAMGELLLTKLDYRTFADFVADYLGEKASYFLGWTYWMSWVVSCIADVVVCGGYIQYWFPDVSLWFTALSLLGLICLCNFFSVQLFGETEFWFAMIKVVAIVALIIVGVGMVFVGWTSPNGVTASVRHLTDPEVFLPNGMFGFLAGFQIAIFSFTGIELVGTVTAETKEPEKVLPKAINTIPIRIIIFYVLSIMCIIAVTSWTNISPEVSPFVTLFALAGLPAAAAVINFVALTSAMSSANSGLYACTRMLYGLSTEKLAHGKFAQLSVSSAVPIFSLIFSVICMASGVFLLFIVPNVMKLFTIVSTVAAIMVIYSWGMILIAYLAYRKKRPDLHKISIYKMPMGIPMTWCTLIFFAFTVVIMVFDYDTRVALYGTPIWFVILEVLWRMRKNRKQRVIEKRVVN from the coding sequence ATGACGAGGACGGTAAAAACACCTGTGGAGCAATCCGCAGGTGCGCAGAAACTTCACCGCGGATTAGGCAAACGTCATGTTCAATTAATTGCTATTGGAGGGGCTATTGGTACAGGGTTGTTTATGGGAACGGGAAAAACCATTGCTGTATCAGGCACTTCAATAATCCTGACTTACCTGCTGATCGGTTTTTTTGCTTTCATGGTCATGCGGGCGATGGGAGAACTGTTGCTCACAAAACTGGATTACCGAACCTTTGCTGATTTTGTGGCGGATTATCTCGGTGAGAAAGCCAGTTATTTTCTTGGCTGGACATACTGGATGAGCTGGGTAGTCAGCTGTATTGCGGATGTTGTAGTGTGCGGTGGCTATATCCAATATTGGTTTCCTGATGTCTCACTCTGGTTCACAGCTCTGTCACTTTTGGGGCTGATATGTTTGTGTAACTTCTTTTCGGTACAGTTATTCGGCGAAACTGAATTCTGGTTCGCTATGATCAAAGTCGTGGCAATCGTAGCACTGATTATCGTCGGTGTCGGCATGGTGTTTGTCGGATGGACATCGCCTAATGGCGTGACAGCGTCTGTTCGTCATTTGACTGATCCTGAAGTGTTCTTGCCGAACGGGATGTTTGGGTTTCTGGCAGGCTTTCAGATTGCCATTTTCTCTTTTACTGGCATTGAGCTGGTTGGCACCGTGACTGCGGAAACTAAAGAACCAGAAAAAGTTTTACCGAAAGCCATCAACACTATTCCCATCAGGATCATCATTTTCTATGTGCTTTCTATTATGTGCATTATCGCCGTGACTTCGTGGACGAATATTTCCCCGGAAGTCAGCCCGTTTGTGACGCTGTTTGCATTGGCTGGGTTGCCTGCGGCGGCGGCAGTGATTAATTTTGTCGCTCTGACTTCGGCGATGTCTTCGGCTAATAGTGGTTTATACGCGTGTACCCGGATGCTGTATGGCTTGTCCACAGAAAAGCTGGCGCATGGTAAATTCGCACAACTCTCAGTGAGCAGTGCGGTTCCTATCTTCAGTTTGATATTTTCTGTTATCTGCATGGCAAGCGGGGTATTCCTGCTGTTCATTGTCCCCAACGTGATGAAATTATTTACTATTGTCTCAACGGTGGCGGCTATTATGGTCATTTATAGCTGGGGAATGATATTGATTGCTTACCTGGCTTATCGTAAAAAACGTCCTGATTTGCATAAAATTTCCATCTATAAAATGCCTATGGGCATACCAATGACATGGTGTACCTTGATATTCTTTGCTTTCACAGTAGTGATTATGGTGTTTGATTACGATACCCGCGTTGCATTATATGGCACACCGATATGGTTTGTGATATTGGAGGTTTTGTGGCGTATGCGGAAAAATCGGAAGCAGCGTGTAATAGAAAAAAGAGTGGTAAATTAA
- the astE gene encoding succinylglutamate desuccinylase, producing MDLLTLLFEKKLEKVLHFPPALKASWLAEGVLQLLPQESKADTLILSVGIHGNETAPVELLIQLVSQLALGSLPLQHNLLLIFGNVPAMRENKRYIDNDLNRMFGGRHQNFPSGNESQRAMELETVVRQFFREPAVRASTRRWHLDLHTAIRGSCHEQFALLPFQAREYASDFLQWLEGSDIDALVFHNAAGGTFSHFTSEHFNVESCTMEVGKARPFGQNDLSRFNNITLALRDVVAGSFLIKREKPTMKRYRVIDAIIKQEDSFRLHIPEDTKNFTALPDGFEIASQPNQFWKITSPANFILFPNAHVAIGQRAGLLLVQLT from the coding sequence ATGGATTTATTGACCTTATTGTTTGAAAAGAAACTGGAGAAAGTTCTGCATTTCCCACCTGCTTTAAAAGCCTCATGGCTGGCGGAGGGAGTATTGCAATTGCTGCCACAGGAGAGCAAAGCGGATACGTTGATTCTCTCCGTCGGTATCCACGGTAATGAAACCGCGCCCGTGGAGCTCCTGATTCAGTTAGTGTCGCAACTTGCTCTGGGAAGCCTACCGTTGCAGCACAACCTTCTGCTGATTTTCGGTAATGTACCCGCCATGCGTGAAAATAAGCGTTATATCGATAATGATCTCAATCGCATGTTTGGCGGCCGCCACCAGAATTTTCCTTCAGGGAATGAATCCCAACGAGCGATGGAGCTGGAAACGGTTGTTCGCCAGTTCTTTCGTGAGCCAGCAGTTAGGGCATCAACACGGCGCTGGCACCTTGATCTGCATACGGCAATTCGCGGCTCCTGCCATGAACAGTTTGCTTTGCTGCCGTTTCAGGCTCGTGAATATGCATCTGATTTCCTACAGTGGCTGGAGGGGAGCGATATTGATGCTCTGGTCTTCCATAACGCAGCCGGCGGGACGTTCAGTCACTTTACCAGTGAACATTTCAACGTAGAGAGTTGTACGATGGAGGTGGGTAAAGCACGTCCTTTTGGACAGAACGACCTGAGCAGATTTAATAATATTACGCTTGCATTACGTGATGTCGTGGCGGGTTCGTTTTTGATTAAACGGGAAAAACCGACAATGAAGCGTTACCGTGTTATAGACGCGATTATCAAACAAGAGGACAGTTTTCGGCTCCATATTCCTGAGGATACGAAAAACTTCACTGCGCTGCCGGACGGGTTCGAAATTGCCAGCCAGCCGAATCAATTCTGGAAAATTACTTCTCCTGCAAACTTTATTCTATTTCCCAACGCTCATGTTGCCATTGGTCAGCGTGCGGGTCTATTGCTGGTGCAATTAACGTAA
- the astB gene encoding N-succinylarginine dihydrolase, translating to MSGIEANFDGLVGMTHHYAGLSMGNEASMTHRGQQSNPRKAALQGLMKMKSLSDMGLVQGVLPPQQRPNLPALRQLGFTGSDEQVLSKAAQYSPLLLSNLSSASSMWTANAATVSPSADSADQRVHFTVANLNNKLHRSLESTVTARVLEAVFPDQACFAHHDPLPQHGDWGDEGAANHNRFCGEYGEAGVQLFVYGRSALQEGTAPKLYPARQTLEASQAVARLHQLEAAQTVFAQQNPVAIDSGVFHNDVIAVSNRNVFFHHQQAFVNQQSVLAELEKKMVRLGQKLIAVEVPSSQVTLQDAVGSYLFNSQLLSQPNGDMMLILPEECRQNVNVWAYLQALVAGADSPIKKLHFFDLRESMRNGGGPACLRLRVVLKEQELAAVNQAALMTPELYQRLTSWVERYYRDSLYTADLVDPQLLNEVYFALDELTQILKLGSIYEFQR from the coding sequence ATGTCAGGAATTGAAGCAAATTTTGATGGCCTGGTGGGTATGACTCACCATTACGCCGGGCTGTCAATGGGTAATGAAGCCTCGATGACTCATCGGGGGCAACAGTCCAATCCCCGCAAAGCTGCGCTTCAGGGATTGATGAAAATGAAGTCGCTGTCTGATATGGGGCTGGTTCAGGGGGTTCTGCCCCCGCAGCAGCGCCCTAACCTTCCCGCACTGCGGCAGTTGGGTTTTACTGGCAGTGATGAGCAGGTATTAAGCAAAGCTGCACAATATTCACCCTTGTTGCTGTCCAATCTCAGTTCCGCTTCTTCCATGTGGACAGCAAATGCAGCAACGGTTTCACCTTCTGCTGACAGTGCTGATCAACGAGTCCATTTTACGGTGGCGAACCTGAATAACAAACTGCATCGTTCATTGGAAAGTACAGTCACCGCGCGAGTGCTGGAAGCCGTCTTTCCTGATCAGGCTTGTTTCGCCCATCATGATCCTTTGCCTCAACATGGGGACTGGGGAGATGAAGGTGCGGCAAACCATAATCGTTTCTGCGGCGAATATGGTGAAGCGGGTGTGCAGCTATTTGTGTATGGTCGCAGTGCCTTACAGGAAGGCACGGCACCTAAACTCTATCCGGCAAGGCAGACATTGGAAGCCAGTCAGGCGGTCGCTCGTCTGCACCAACTTGAGGCCGCTCAAACGGTATTTGCCCAGCAGAATCCGGTCGCTATTGATAGCGGAGTGTTTCATAACGACGTGATCGCTGTCAGTAACCGCAATGTTTTTTTCCATCATCAGCAGGCCTTTGTGAATCAGCAGTCCGTATTGGCTGAACTTGAGAAAAAAATGGTGCGGCTTGGGCAAAAATTGATTGCGGTTGAAGTCCCTTCATCACAAGTGACGCTTCAGGATGCGGTTGGATCCTATCTTTTTAACAGTCAATTATTGAGCCAACCTAATGGCGATATGATGTTGATCTTGCCAGAAGAGTGTCGCCAGAATGTCAATGTCTGGGCGTATTTGCAGGCTTTGGTTGCTGGTGCCGATTCCCCTATTAAGAAACTCCACTTTTTTGATTTACGGGAAAGTATGCGTAATGGCGGAGGCCCTGCCTGCCTGCGGTTACGTGTCGTCTTGAAAGAACAGGAGTTAGCGGCGGTGAATCAGGCTGCTCTGATGACGCCGGAACTGTATCAACGCCTGACCTCTTGGGTTGAACGGTATTATCGCGATTCCCTGTATACCGCAGATTTGGTTGATCCCCAATTGCTGAATGAAGTCTATTTTGCCCTTGATGAATTGACCCAGATCCTCAAGCTCGGCTCGATCTATGAGTTTCAGCGTTAA